The proteins below are encoded in one region of Bacillus vallismortis:
- a CDS encoding alpha/beta hydrolase, with the protein MNGSLSEHKAGKRRFNLYLPPSYNPNSRRFPPVYVQDGNSLFQDQIKVLESAFQQRTLPELVLIGIEPENRLDEYTPWPAASLSDRFPDFGGMGYHYLSDIINRLIPFIEANWNVSRESRGLIGSSLGGLISMFALLKHASVFEKIGSISGSYWYENTVETIRSSSLKPGTARVFMSVGSEEGREKQSIQRHMLQNTKQVHQSLKEKGFTEDQLCLSIEKGAVHHHKYFSEQFIIALEWLYGKTRSHN; encoded by the coding sequence TTGAACGGATCCCTCTCAGAACACAAAGCCGGCAAAAGGAGGTTCAATTTGTACCTCCCTCCTTCCTACAACCCAAACAGCAGAAGATTTCCTCCTGTTTACGTGCAGGATGGAAATTCTTTATTTCAAGACCAAATCAAAGTATTAGAAAGCGCATTTCAACAGCGAACGCTCCCAGAACTCGTCCTGATTGGTATCGAACCTGAAAACCGGCTGGATGAATACACCCCTTGGCCAGCTGCTTCGCTTAGTGATCGGTTCCCAGACTTCGGAGGCATGGGTTATCACTATCTGTCTGACATCATAAACCGGCTCATTCCATTTATTGAAGCCAACTGGAACGTTAGCAGAGAATCTAGAGGGTTGATCGGCTCCTCATTAGGAGGCCTCATCTCAATGTTCGCTTTATTAAAGCATGCGTCAGTGTTTGAAAAGATAGGCTCTATCTCAGGCTCCTATTGGTATGAGAACACAGTGGAAACCATTCGTTCATCTTCTTTAAAGCCCGGCACTGCACGTGTCTTTATGTCTGTCGGCAGTGAAGAAGGCCGTGAAAAACAATCCATTCAGCGACATATGCTACAGAATACAAAGCAAGTGCATCAAAGTTTAAAAGAAAAAGGCTTCACTGAAGATCAGCTGTGTCTTTCAATAGAAAAAGGGGCAGTGCACCACCACAAGTACTTCTCCGAACAGTTCATCATCGCGCTCGAATGGCTATACGGAAAAACCCGCTCACACAATTGA
- the feuC gene encoding iron ABC transporter permease FeuC: MAKKYALFIALVLVVSYFSLTSGSFSVRPAELLSTLFQIDPNPQYEILLFDLRLPRIVMAAIIGLGLGIAGAVIQAITRNGLADPGILGINAGAGAGIVAFMLLFQGQKEVTSLAAAMGMPIFGLLGGLIAAILIYIFAWHRGNLDSGRIILVGIAINSGFSALSLFLSLKMDPQDYQMAMVWKNGSIWSANWTYITAVLPWMLLFIPILIGKSRLLDTIRFDEDTVRSLGISSNREKTILLVACVAIISACVSVAGSMAFVGLIAPHISRRLAGVEHRDILPLSGVIGMLLVISADFAGKLFFQPAEVPAGIILAILGVPYFLYLLFKQKKGGNA, from the coding sequence ATGGCTAAAAAATATGCCTTATTCATTGCTTTGGTTCTCGTTGTCAGCTATTTCAGCTTAACGAGCGGATCATTTTCCGTTCGTCCTGCTGAGCTGCTCTCCACTCTTTTTCAGATTGATCCGAATCCGCAGTATGAAATTTTGCTGTTCGATTTAAGACTGCCGCGAATTGTCATGGCGGCCATTATTGGACTCGGTCTGGGCATTGCGGGCGCCGTCATCCAAGCCATCACACGTAACGGCCTCGCAGACCCTGGAATACTCGGGATCAACGCGGGGGCGGGAGCTGGGATAGTCGCGTTTATGCTCTTGTTCCAAGGCCAAAAAGAAGTGACATCCTTAGCTGCGGCGATGGGAATGCCGATCTTCGGATTGTTAGGCGGACTGATTGCAGCGATCCTGATTTACATATTTGCATGGCATAGAGGCAACCTAGATTCAGGAAGAATTATTCTAGTGGGAATCGCGATCAATTCTGGATTCAGCGCCCTGTCTTTGTTTTTATCATTAAAAATGGACCCGCAAGACTATCAAATGGCCATGGTGTGGAAAAACGGAAGCATCTGGTCTGCCAATTGGACTTACATCACAGCCGTCCTCCCATGGATGCTGCTGTTTATCCCTATTCTTATCGGGAAGTCCCGCTTGCTGGACACCATTCGTTTTGATGAAGACACAGTCAGAAGCCTCGGTATTTCATCAAATAGGGAAAAAACCATCCTGCTCGTCGCCTGTGTAGCAATCATCAGCGCCTGTGTCTCCGTAGCGGGAAGCATGGCGTTTGTCGGCTTAATTGCTCCTCATATTTCAAGGAGACTGGCTGGTGTCGAACATCGTGACATCCTGCCGCTGAGCGGTGTAATCGGCATGCTGCTAGTCATAAGTGCAGACTTTGCCGGAAAGCTGTTTTTTCAGCCAGCGGAAGTGCCCGCAGGAATCATTTTGGCGATCCTCGGTGTTCCTTATTTCTTATATCTGCTTTTCAAGCAAAAAAAGGGGGGGAATGCTTGA
- a CDS encoding FecCD family ABC transporter permease encodes MYSKQWTRIILITSPFAIALSLLLSILYGAKHLNTDIVFTSLIHFDPGNTDHQIIWHSRIPRAAGALLIGAALAVSGALMQGITRNYLASPSIMGVSDGSAFIITLCMVLLPQSSSFEMIIYSFIGSALGAVLVFSLAAMMPNGFSPVQLAIIGTVTSMLLSSLSAAMSIYFQISQDLSFWYSARLHQMSPDFLKLAAPFFLIGIVIAVSLSKKVTAVSLGEDISKSLGQKKKTIKIMAMLSVIILTGSAVALAGKIAFVGLVVPHITRFLVGSDYSRLIPCSCILGGVFLTLCDLASRFINYPFETPIEVVTSIIGVPFFLYLIKRKGGEQNG; translated from the coding sequence ATGTATTCAAAACAGTGGACACGTATCATATTGATTACTTCTCCATTTGCTATCGCACTATCGCTGTTGCTTTCGATCCTATACGGCGCGAAGCATCTAAACACAGATATTGTTTTTACATCTCTTATTCATTTCGATCCGGGAAATACAGACCATCAAATTATATGGCATTCTCGGATTCCAAGGGCTGCCGGCGCTCTGCTCATAGGGGCAGCCCTTGCTGTTTCTGGAGCGCTTATGCAAGGCATTACACGAAATTATTTAGCTTCGCCTTCTATTATGGGCGTCTCAGATGGTTCTGCGTTTATTATCACGCTTTGTATGGTTCTGCTCCCGCAATCGTCTTCGTTTGAAATGATCATTTACTCTTTTATCGGCTCAGCATTAGGAGCTGTGTTAGTATTCAGCCTTGCCGCCATGATGCCTAACGGGTTTTCCCCCGTACAGCTTGCCATCATCGGCACAGTCACAAGCATGCTGCTCAGCAGTTTATCAGCGGCCATGTCAATTTATTTTCAAATTTCACAGGATCTCAGTTTCTGGTACAGTGCCAGACTTCATCAAATGAGTCCGGATTTCCTGAAGCTAGCCGCTCCGTTTTTCCTAATTGGCATCGTGATAGCCGTTTCTCTCAGCAAAAAGGTGACCGCTGTATCATTAGGCGAAGACATTTCTAAAAGCCTGGGACAAAAGAAAAAAACCATTAAGATCATGGCGATGCTTTCTGTCATCATTTTAACCGGCAGTGCCGTAGCGCTCGCCGGTAAAATTGCGTTTGTCGGATTGGTTGTTCCGCATATCACAAGATTTCTTGTTGGCTCAGATTACAGCAGGCTGATTCCGTGTTCATGCATTTTGGGCGGAGTCTTTTTAACCTTGTGTGATCTCGCAAGCAGATTTATCAATTATCCGTTTGAAACACCGATTGAAGTCGTGACATCCATAATCGGTGTGCCTTTCTTCCTTTATTTGATTAAACGAAAAGGAGGGGAGCAAAATGGCTAA
- the btr gene encoding bacillibactin transport transcriptional regulator Btr encodes MQNTVIYHPIQIEYLKKTSDLFSEQQLADSFVLIFHLRGNGHISIGTSINPLQKKTLYVCPPNETFGFSPSAEGDIDTCLIRLQSYIQNSRQDLLAPYTDTELAKLKHVNVSPIENLAARLHELAALWSESSHLSQLKCVIEVQSLIYDLFTASLSDQTDTHSAIEKTKQYIETHAHTKMTLAQLSQMAGISAKHYSETFKKRTGQSVTEFITKTRITRAKRLMARSNCKLKEIAHQTGYQDEFYFSRIFKKHTGCSPTSYMKNRRKKIAAYGKGTMGHLIPLNHIPIAAALHPKWTSYYYQHYSADIPVHLSAYRSNEKWEENLQMLAQAEPDVVFSMDSISPEEQNKLNRIAKVIYLPSEESWRNHFLQTSLFLREESEAEKWLAAYDQQTETAKKILHHTQGLRFLFLRLHKQNFYPAHHRSVREVFFGDLGFNSALTADTPSEQAIPLENIANCEADCIMLFLFKEPETIAYFKQLQQTEVWQNLSAVRNKRVYLLSFDPWNEYSAFGHERIVKQAISLLSGESP; translated from the coding sequence TTGCAAAATACAGTCATTTATCATCCGATACAAATTGAATATCTTAAAAAAACAAGCGATCTCTTCTCAGAACAGCAATTAGCCGATTCATTCGTGCTGATCTTTCATTTAAGAGGAAACGGTCATATTTCGATCGGAACAAGTATCAACCCTCTGCAAAAAAAGACACTTTATGTTTGTCCGCCTAATGAGACCTTCGGCTTTTCACCTTCAGCCGAGGGAGATATAGATACTTGTCTGATCAGGCTTCAAAGCTATATCCAGAATTCCAGACAAGATCTCTTAGCGCCATATACAGATACGGAACTAGCCAAACTGAAGCATGTGAATGTTTCACCTATCGAAAACCTAGCAGCCCGGCTACATGAGCTTGCAGCGCTGTGGAGTGAGTCGTCTCATCTTTCTCAGTTAAAATGTGTGATTGAAGTACAAAGCCTGATTTATGACCTCTTCACTGCCAGTTTATCTGATCAGACGGATACACATTCAGCCATCGAAAAAACAAAGCAATACATCGAAACCCATGCCCATACAAAAATGACTCTTGCCCAGTTGTCGCAAATGGCGGGAATCAGCGCCAAACACTACAGCGAAACCTTTAAAAAACGGACGGGCCAGAGCGTAACAGAATTTATCACAAAAACGCGAATCACCCGAGCAAAACGGCTCATGGCAAGATCAAACTGCAAATTAAAAGAAATCGCTCATCAAACAGGCTATCAAGATGAGTTTTATTTCAGCAGAATCTTTAAAAAGCATACAGGCTGTTCACCTACAAGCTATATGAAAAATCGCCGAAAAAAAATTGCCGCATACGGAAAGGGCACAATGGGCCATCTCATCCCACTGAATCACATACCGATTGCGGCCGCACTCCATCCGAAGTGGACGTCTTACTACTATCAGCATTATTCGGCAGATATACCCGTCCATCTCAGCGCATACCGGTCTAATGAAAAATGGGAAGAAAACCTGCAGATGTTAGCTCAGGCTGAACCCGATGTGGTTTTCAGCATGGATTCCATTTCTCCAGAAGAACAAAATAAGCTCAATCGCATCGCAAAAGTCATATATCTTCCTTCAGAAGAAAGCTGGAGAAATCACTTTCTGCAAACTTCCTTATTCTTAAGGGAAGAGTCCGAAGCAGAAAAGTGGCTTGCGGCTTATGACCAGCAAACGGAGACTGCAAAAAAAATACTTCACCACACCCAAGGCCTGCGTTTTCTGTTTCTGAGGCTGCACAAGCAAAACTTCTATCCGGCACATCATCGAAGCGTCCGTGAAGTCTTTTTTGGAGATTTAGGATTCAACTCCGCATTAACAGCAGACACGCCTTCAGAGCAAGCGATTCCGTTAGAAAATATCGCAAACTGCGAAGCTGACTGCATCATGCTTTTTCTATTTAAAGAGCCTGAAACCATCGCTTACTTCAAGCAATTACAGCAGACAGAAGTGTGGCAAAACCTAAGCGCGGTGCGTAACAAACGAGTTTATCTTCTATCCTTCGACCCTTGGAATGAATACTCGGCTTTCGGGCACGAACGGATCGTAAAGCAAGCCATTTCTTTACTATCCGGTGAAAGTCCATGA
- a CDS encoding SulP family inorganic anion transporter produces the protein MNNSFTLKQQWFGNIRKDILAGILVALALIPEAIGFSIIAGVDPMVGLYASFCIAIIISIFGGRPGMISAATGSMAVVMVSLVADHGLQYLFAATILTGIIQVILGISKIARLMKFIPRSVMIGFVNALAILIFSAQLPQFEGASWSMYAMLAGSLVIIYVLPRFTNAVPSPLVAIVVMTIIAVIFHVDVRTVGDMGNISSSLPHFLIPDVPFTFETLQIIFPYSIALAFVGLLESLLTAQIIDEMTDTDSDKNKESRGQGIANIVTGFFGGMAGCAMIGQSVINTKAGGRGRLSAFVAGAFLMFLIAILSTVVMKIPMAALVAVMVMVSVGTFDWSSLKGLKKAPLTDSIVMIVTVITVVVTDDLSKGVFVGVILSAVFFVAKISKLKIVSHAEDQKLRTYRVKGQIFFASVTDLTNAFIYQEDIERVVIDLTEAHVWDDSGAAALDKIVAKFKEQGIEAEVKGLNKASKALMKQMT, from the coding sequence TTGAATAATAGTTTTACATTAAAGCAGCAATGGTTCGGAAATATCCGAAAAGACATACTTGCTGGCATTTTAGTTGCGTTAGCATTAATACCTGAAGCGATTGGCTTCTCGATTATAGCCGGTGTTGACCCGATGGTCGGTCTTTATGCGTCATTTTGTATAGCCATTATCATCTCTATTTTTGGCGGCAGACCTGGCATGATTTCAGCTGCTACTGGCTCAATGGCGGTTGTGATGGTATCGTTGGTTGCAGATCACGGGCTTCAGTATTTATTTGCGGCTACGATTTTGACAGGAATTATTCAGGTGATTTTAGGTATCAGTAAAATTGCGAGATTAATGAAATTTATTCCGCGTTCTGTGATGATCGGTTTTGTGAATGCGCTGGCGATCCTTATTTTCTCAGCGCAGCTTCCTCAGTTTGAAGGTGCTTCTTGGAGCATGTATGCGATGCTTGCCGGATCGTTGGTTATTATTTATGTATTGCCGAGGTTTACAAATGCGGTTCCGTCTCCGCTTGTTGCGATTGTTGTGATGACGATTATTGCGGTCATATTTCATGTGGATGTGCGGACCGTAGGCGATATGGGCAATATATCTAGTTCGTTGCCTCATTTCTTAATCCCTGATGTCCCATTTACGTTTGAAACACTGCAAATCATTTTTCCTTATTCGATTGCATTAGCGTTTGTCGGATTACTTGAATCTTTGCTGACAGCACAGATTATTGATGAAATGACGGATACGGACAGTGATAAAAATAAAGAGAGCCGCGGACAGGGAATTGCGAATATCGTGACTGGATTCTTTGGCGGCATGGCAGGCTGCGCTATGATCGGACAATCTGTCATTAATACAAAAGCTGGCGGGCGCGGGCGCTTATCAGCATTTGTTGCCGGTGCTTTTCTGATGTTTTTAATTGCCATCTTGAGTACTGTCGTCATGAAAATTCCAATGGCTGCGTTAGTGGCCGTTATGGTTATGGTTTCTGTCGGTACATTTGATTGGTCTTCTTTAAAAGGCCTCAAGAAAGCGCCGCTCACTGACTCTATTGTCATGATTGTGACTGTGATTACGGTTGTGGTGACGGATGACTTATCTAAAGGTGTATTCGTCGGCGTTATCTTAAGTGCGGTGTTCTTTGTGGCGAAAATCTCAAAGCTGAAAATCGTTTCTCATGCAGAGGATCAAAAGCTGAGAACGTATCGAGTAAAGGGACAAATCTTTTTTGCCTCAGTGACTGATCTTACGAATGCGTTTATTTACCAAGAAGATATTGAGCGAGTCGTGATTGACTTAACTGAGGCCCACGTATGGGATGATTCAGGAGCGGCGGCGCTTGATAAGATTGTTGCGAAGTTTAAAGAGCAAGGAATTGAAGCTGAAGTAAAGGGTTTAAATAAAGCTAGTAAAGCTCTTATGAAGCAAATGACATAA
- the feuA gene encoding iron ABC transporter substrate-binding protein FeuA: MKKISLTLLILLLALTAAACGSKNESTASKASGSASEKKTIEYLDKTYEVSVPTDKIAITGSVESMEDAKLLDVHPQGAISFSGKFPDMYKDITDNAQPTGEKMEPNIEKILEMKPDVILASTKFPEKTLQKISTAGTTIPVSHISSNWKENMMLLAQLTGKEKKAKTIIADYEQDLKETKTKISDKAKDSKALVIRIRQGNIYIYPEQVYFNSTLYGDLGLKAPDEVKAAKAQELISLEKLSEMDPDHIFVQFSDDENADKPEALKDLEKNPIWKSLKAVKEDHVYVNSVDPLAQGGTAWSKVRFLKAAAEKLTQN, translated from the coding sequence ATGAAAAAGATTTCTCTTACCTTATTAATCTTGCTTCTCGCGCTAACGGCGGCAGCTTGCGGCAGCAAAAACGAATCGACTGCCAGCAAGGCAAGCGGTTCAGCATCTGAGAAGAAGACTATTGAATACCTGGATAAAACCTATGAAGTATCTGTACCAACAGACAAAATTGCCATTACGGGAAGCGTCGAATCAATGGAAGACGCGAAACTGCTTGACGTTCATCCGCAAGGCGCGATTTCATTTTCCGGCAAGTTCCCTGATATGTACAAAGATATCACTGATAATGCCCAACCAACCGGAGAAAAAATGGAGCCAAACATTGAAAAAATTCTTGAAATGAAGCCAGATGTCATCCTTGCTTCAACAAAGTTCCCGGAAAAAACACTGCAAAAAATCAGCACAGCCGGCACGACAATCCCGGTCTCTCATATCTCTTCAAACTGGAAAGAAAACATGATGCTGCTTGCCCAGCTGACTGGAAAAGAGAAAAAGGCGAAAACAATCATTGCAGACTATGAACAGGATCTAAAAGAAACAAAAACAAAAATCAGCGATAAAGCAAAAGATTCAAAAGCGCTTGTCATTAGAATCAGACAAGGCAACATTTACATTTATCCTGAACAGGTGTACTTCAACTCCACTCTATATGGTGACTTAGGCCTTAAAGCGCCGGACGAAGTAAAAGCGGCAAAAGCGCAGGAGCTGATTTCGTTAGAAAAATTAAGCGAAATGGACCCGGACCATATCTTCGTCCAATTTTCTGATGATGAAAATGCAGACAAACCTGAAGCGTTAAAAGATTTAGAGAAGAATCCAATCTGGAAAAGCCTTAAAGCAGTCAAAGAAGATCATGTGTACGTCAACTCAGTGGATCCTCTCGCACAAGGCGGCACAGCGTGGAGCAAAGTCCGCTTCCTGAAAGCGGCTGCTGAAAAATTGACACAAAACTAA
- a CDS encoding bile acid:sodium symporter family protein — MPLLTPTSVVLGVLLAQFLNGYESAVPWIFAFITFAGSLSANFQSLRHALSHPLPMILALFVLHIFMPLFAWGSGHLIFKGDPLTITGLTLAVVIPTGITSLIWAAMYKGNVGLTLSIILVDTVLSPLIVPLSLSLLAGAQVHMDVWGMMKGLIVMVVIPSFLGMLFNQMSSPERTASMSSMLSPFSKLCLMAVIAINSAAIAPYFKAVDWRFVGIAATVFFIALTGYAVAWLIGKMMKRRQEEIVSLIFTGGMRNISAGAVLAVTFFPSQVAVPVVIGMLFQQILAALFGYMLNRFELKPVLQKA; from the coding sequence ATGCCGCTTTTAACGCCGACTAGCGTGGTGCTGGGCGTGCTGCTGGCTCAATTTTTAAATGGGTATGAAAGCGCTGTGCCTTGGATCTTTGCTTTTATTACGTTTGCAGGCAGTTTGAGCGCTAACTTTCAATCATTGAGGCACGCATTGTCACATCCCCTTCCTATGATTCTTGCATTATTTGTTCTTCATATTTTTATGCCGCTTTTTGCTTGGGGCAGCGGCCATCTTATCTTTAAAGGCGATCCTTTGACGATCACCGGCTTAACATTGGCTGTTGTGATTCCTACGGGGATTACAAGCTTGATTTGGGCAGCGATGTACAAAGGGAATGTCGGATTGACGCTTTCAATTATCTTAGTTGATACGGTACTGTCTCCGTTGATCGTTCCGCTGAGCCTTTCATTGCTAGCAGGCGCTCAGGTTCATATGGATGTGTGGGGAATGATGAAAGGGTTGATTGTGATGGTCGTGATTCCTTCTTTTCTGGGTATGCTGTTTAATCAGATGTCATCTCCAGAAAGAACTGCATCTATGAGCAGTATGCTGTCTCCTTTTTCAAAACTTTGCCTGATGGCAGTGATTGCGATTAACAGTGCTGCGATTGCCCCTTATTTCAAAGCCGTTGATTGGAGATTCGTAGGAATAGCGGCGACGGTTTTCTTTATCGCGTTAACAGGCTATGCTGTTGCTTGGCTGATCGGAAAAATGATGAAAAGGCGCCAGGAGGAAATTGTATCTCTTATTTTTACGGGAGGCATGAGAAATATTAGTGCCGGCGCAGTTCTTGCCGTTACGTTCTTTCCGTCTCAGGTTGCCGTTCCGGTGGTGATCGGCATGTTGTTTCAGCAGATTCTGGCTGCTTTGTTTGGCTATATGCTGAATCGTTTTGAGTTAAAACCTGTATTGCAGAAAGCATGA